In Centropristis striata isolate RG_2023a ecotype Rhode Island chromosome 1, C.striata_1.0, whole genome shotgun sequence, one DNA window encodes the following:
- the LOC131979537 gene encoding uncharacterized protein LOC131979537: MMSKMRFTAEELRRRHLSTRITAADRAYEFANDFYADGGVLFCKVCQHSVDYLRKQTILEHLKSQRHSNRKRSGLVRSRTQTLAACLSKTPSTAERKEFVLDFTKALVEADIPLEKAPKLACFLQKYCKQGGSLPAPSHLRSDYLPELFPQYVEDIKSAVEGKPIYIVLDETTDACGRCVLAILLQPVGRPPLAADIVFIDRVNFNTVSQAVISCLNSFSINFSDVWAFVTDSASYMKKAFNTMLHGLFPNSIHVTCLAHLLNLVLQVFPDTFEDLNRVCALVKRVFCKAPQRRQDLRAYMQALDLAPVMPVFAVMTRWGSWIEAVQYLADNLDILCNFIPTLPLSSKAVRDLRVLLEEKEATLKAHAIFIVEHSTEIKTTMTKLQETSNPSAATTHGQLENLLMLFEYGRTVGAEDWHPRTTERLRELDEDDRAACTELFQKTMADCSTKLQNVMASHPSMELFKALPVFDPAKVAGVRKNIQDYVQVAPALTCVSAEEWHRYIHMDKSDADEVSPVEWWATREDRMPTLAPLAALYLHLPTTSVDVERLFSHYTMLLTQYRRSLTQNNIKMMLIAKFNSRQQD, encoded by the exons ATGATGTCGAAAATGCGATTTACAGCAGAAGAGCTGAGGCGTCGGCATTTATCGACACGGATCACCGCGGCAGACAGGGCATATGAATTTGCCAATGATTTTTATGCGGACGGGGGCGTATTATTTTGTAAAGTATGTCAGCACTCGGTGGATTACCTGAGGAAGCAGACCATCCTGGAGCATCTTAAGTCCCAAAGGCACAGCAACAGAAAGAGGAGTGGATTGG TGCGATCTAGGACTCAAACCCTGGCTGCCTGCCTCTCCAAGACCCCATCAACTGCTGAGAGGAAGGAGTTTGTCCTAGATTTTACCAAGGCTCTTGTTGAAGCCGATATTCCACTTGAGAAGGCCCCCAAGCTGGCTTGTTTTCTGCAGAAATACTGCAAGCAGGGCGGATCCCTTCCAGCTCCGTCTCACCTCCGCTCCGACTACCTACCAGAGCTGTTCCCTCAGTATGTGGAGGACATAAAGAGTGCGGTGGAAGGAAAGCCCATCTACATTGTATTAGATGAGACGACAGACGCCTGTGGCCGCTGTGTCCTTGCAATTCTTCTGCAACCTGTTGGCAGGCCACCTCTGGCAGCAGATATAGTGTTCATCGACAGAGTGAACTTCAACACGGTGTCCCAGGCAGTCATTTCTTGCCTCAACAGCTTCAGCATTAATTTTAGTGATGTGTGGGCTTTTGTCACCGACTCGGCAAGCTACATGAAGAAAGCCTTCAACACCATGCTTCATGGCCTGTTCCCCAACTCCATACATGTCACATGTCTGGCACATCTCCTCAACTTGGTGCTGCAGGTCTTCCCAGATACCTTTGAGGACCTCAACAGGGTGTGTGCACTTGTGAAAAGAGTGTTCTGCAAGGCACCTCAACGTCGCCAAGATCTGCGGGCTTATATGCAGGCATTGGACTTGGCTCCTGTTATGCCAGTCTTTGCTGTGATGACCAGATGGGGTTCCTGGATTGAAGCTGTCCAGTACCTTGCAGATAACCTGgacattttatgcaacttcatACCCACTTTGCCACTGTCCTCCAAGGCTGTTCGGGACCTGAGAGTGCTGCTGGAAGAGAAAGAAGCTACTCTAAAGGCCCATGCGATCTTCATCGTTGAGCACAGCACTGAGATCAAGACCACTATGACAAAACTGCAGGAGACTTCGAACCCCTCTGCTGCCACTACTCATGGTCAGCTCGAGAACCTCCTCATGCTTTTTGAATATGGCCGCACTGTAGGGGCTGAGGATTGGCATCCCAGGACCACAGAAAGGCTGAGGGAGCTGGATGAGGATGATCGTGCTGCCTGCACTGAGCTCTTCCAGAAAACCATGGCTGACTGCTCTACAAAGTTGCAGAATGTGATGGCGTCACACCCCAGCATGGAGCTCTTCAAAGCCCTCCCAGTGTTTGACCCAGCAAAGGTAGCTGGTGTGAGAAAAAACATCCAGGACTACGTCCAGGTGGCCCCTGCCCTTACGTGTGTGTCAGCTGAGGAATGGCACCGCTACATCCATATGGACAAGAGTGACGCCGACGAGGTCAGTCCTGTGGAGTGGTGGGCCACCAGAGAGGACAGAATGCCCACTCTTGCCCCACTTGCAGCATTGTACCTCCATCTCCCCACTACCTCAGTGGATGTTGAGAGACTGTTCTCCCACTATACTATGCTGCTCACACAGTACAGACGGAGCCTTAcccaaaacaacattaaaatgatgcTCATTGCAAAATTCAACAGTCGGCAGCAGGATTAA